A single genomic interval of Aureliella helgolandensis harbors:
- a CDS encoding sulfatase family protein yields MRRIRCMIPPAAAQLGWFGIFCWGLFTSSLSLLANPQDAPAADREDQDAASPQSPNIVLVMADDQGWGETSYNHHPRLKTPNLDQMAAAGARFDRFYAGAPVCSPTRASVLTGRSNRRTGVESHGYALRLQERTLPQALQAAGYSTGHFGKWHLNGLRGPGVPILSSDSHHPGNFGFDHWLSVTNFFDRNPLLSRDGRIEDFRGDSSEIVVEEALQFIAGQAARKRPSFTVIWFGSPHSPFVALDADTEPFMDLNETSRNHYGELVALDRSIGRLRAELRSLGIERETLVWYCSDNGGLPKITPETVGGLRGFKGQLYEGGVRVPAIVEWPSHIEPTRIAKFPACVMDMVPTLVELVGAQADSLLGVQDGTSLWPILRGATERRNKVIPFSYQDEFAIIDNEFKLLQLGKASKHYELYNLEQDPGESEDLFEANPSIARRMLVDMQAWQTSLNRSLSGLDYPEQSVNAENPEPSRWETQERYQPYLKSWGQRPEYQSVLNGRD; encoded by the coding sequence ATGCGACGCATCCGCTGTATGATCCCCCCCGCTGCAGCACAACTCGGCTGGTTTGGAATTTTCTGTTGGGGATTGTTCACGTCCAGCCTTAGTTTGCTTGCCAACCCGCAGGATGCCCCTGCGGCAGACAGAGAAGATCAGGACGCGGCATCCCCGCAGAGCCCCAATATTGTGCTGGTCATGGCCGACGATCAGGGGTGGGGGGAAACGAGTTACAACCATCATCCCCGCCTGAAAACTCCCAATCTCGACCAAATGGCGGCGGCGGGCGCACGTTTCGACCGCTTCTATGCGGGTGCTCCTGTCTGTTCGCCAACGCGTGCGAGCGTTCTGACCGGCCGCTCCAACCGCCGAACGGGAGTGGAATCGCATGGTTACGCTCTACGCTTGCAGGAACGCACCTTACCCCAAGCGTTGCAAGCAGCCGGGTACAGTACTGGGCATTTCGGCAAATGGCATCTCAACGGACTGCGTGGACCGGGAGTCCCCATCTTAAGCAGCGACAGCCACCATCCCGGAAATTTTGGATTTGACCACTGGCTCTCCGTTACCAACTTCTTCGATCGCAATCCGCTACTGAGTCGTGACGGGCGCATCGAGGACTTCCGTGGTGATTCGTCGGAGATTGTCGTAGAGGAGGCACTCCAATTCATCGCGGGCCAGGCAGCACGAAAACGACCTTCATTTACAGTGATTTGGTTCGGTTCGCCGCACTCTCCCTTCGTAGCCTTAGATGCCGACACCGAACCGTTCATGGACCTCAACGAAACATCGCGGAACCACTATGGAGAATTGGTTGCCCTGGACCGCAGTATCGGGCGTCTGCGAGCCGAACTTCGCAGCCTGGGCATCGAGCGCGAAACGCTAGTTTGGTACTGCAGCGACAACGGAGGATTACCGAAGATTACGCCTGAGACCGTCGGAGGGCTGCGTGGTTTCAAAGGACAGTTGTACGAGGGAGGTGTGCGCGTTCCAGCAATCGTCGAATGGCCAAGCCACATTGAACCTACTCGCATCGCCAAGTTCCCTGCCTGTGTGATGGATATGGTACCGACCCTGGTAGAACTGGTTGGTGCCCAAGCCGACTCTCTCTTAGGCGTTCAAGATGGTACAAGTCTATGGCCAATCCTGCGCGGAGCCACCGAGCGACGCAATAAGGTGATCCCTTTTAGCTACCAAGATGAGTTCGCCATTATCGATAACGAATTCAAATTGCTACAACTGGGCAAGGCTTCGAAACACTACGAGCTGTACAATCTGGAACAAGACCCTGGAGAGAGCGAGGATCTCTTCGAAGCCAATCCGAGCATAGCCCGGCGCATGCTGGTTGACATGCAAGCTTGGCAAACCAGCCTCAACCGCAGCCTCTCCGGCTTGGATTACCCCGAACAGTCGGTCAATGCGGAGAATCCGGAACCGAGCCGCTGGGAGACTCAGGAGCGTTATCAGCCCTATCTAAAGAGTTGGGGCCAACGTCCTGAATACCAATCAGTATTGAACGGAAGGGATTGA